From Brachionichthys hirsutus isolate HB-005 chromosome 16, CSIRO-AGI_Bhir_v1, whole genome shotgun sequence, a single genomic window includes:
- the ddx5 gene encoding probable ATP-dependent RNA helicase DDX5 isoform X1, which yields MPGYSDRDRGRDRGYGGGPPRFGGNRGGGGGGGKFGNPGERLRKKHWNLDELPKFEKDFYQQHPDVARRSMQEVENYRRAKTVTFKGRDCPNPIMKFEEASFPSYVMDVINKQNWTDPTPIQAQGWPLALSGKDMVGIAQTGSGKTLSYLLPAIVHINHQPFLERGDGPICLVLAPTRELAQQVQQVAAEYGRASRLKSTCIYGGAPKGPQIRDLERGVEICIATPGRLIDFLESSKTNLRRCTYLVLDEADRMLDMGFEPQIRKIVDQIRPDRQTLMWSATWPKEVRQLAEDFLKEYVQINIGALQLSANHNILQIVDVCNDGEKENKLIRLLEEIMSEKENKTIIFVETKRRCDDLTRRMRRDGWPAMGIHGDKSQQERDWVLNEFKYGKAPILVATDVASRGLDVEDVKFVINYDYPNNSEDYIHRIGRTARSQKTGTAYTFFTPNNMRQASDLVSVLREANQAINPKLLQMSEDRGGRSRGGRGGDFRDGRRDRYSTGRRDFGGFRDRDNGRGYEGGQSKVFATNTQNGGYGAGNGTTNGYNGSSYSSNGQSNFTNQTVAFGGQSSFQTPQTQTGGFAFPQAQATPLVPYTMPQFTQ from the exons ATGCCTGGATACTCCGACAGAGACCGCGGCAGAGATAGAGG CTATGGCGGTGGGCCCCCACGGTTCGGTGGGAACCGcggcggaggtggaggaggagggaaattCGGCAATCCCGGTGAGCGGCTGCGGAAGAAGCACTGGAATCTGGACGAGCTCCCGAAGTTCGAGAAGGACTTCTATCAGCAGCATCCCGACGTCGCCCGTAGATCAATG CAAGAAGTTGAAAATTACAGAAGAGCCAAAACCGTAACGTTTAAGGGGAGAGACTGCCCAAATCCTATTATGAAGTTTGAGGAGGCCAGCTTCCCCT cTTACGTGATGGATGTGATCAACAAACAGAACTGGACCGATCCGACACCCATCCAGGCCCAGGGCTGGCCTCTGGCTCTCAGTGGCAAAGATATGGTTGGCATTGCACAGACCGGCTCTGGCAAGACGCTTTCG TATCTGTTGCCTGCGATTGTGCACATAAACCACCAGCCCTTCCTGGAACGCGGCGATGGTCCCATT TGCCTGGTGCTCGCCCCGACCCGTGAGCTGGCGCAGCAAGTGCAGCAAGTGGCTGCAGAATATGGCAGAGCTTCTCGCCTCAAGTCTACCTGCATCTACGGAGGAGCGCCCAAAGGGCCCCAGATCCGTGACCTGGAGCGAG GCGTGGAGATCTGCATCGCCACTCCGGGGAGGCTCATCGACTTCCTCGAGTCGTCAAAGACGAACCTCCGCAGGTGCACCTACCTGGTGCTGGACGAGGCCGACCGGATGCTGGACATGGGCTTCGAGCCGCAGATTCGCAAGATTGTGGACCAAATCAGG CCTGACCGGCAGACCCTGATGTGGAGCGCCACGTGGCCCAAAGAGGTTCGCCAGCTGGCGGAGGACTTCCTGAAGGAGTACGTCCAGATCAATATCGGCGCGTTGCAGCTCAGCGCCAACCACAACATTCTGCAGATAGTGGACGTCTGCAACGACGGCGAGAAGGAGAACAA GCTCATCCGTTTGCTCGAGGAAATCATGAGCGAGAAGGAGAACAAGACCATCATCTTTGTAGAAACGAAGAGGCGCTGCGATGACCTCaccaggaggatgaggagggacgG GTGGCCGGCTATGGGAATCCATGGAGATAAAAGCCAGCAGGAAAGGGACTGGGTTCTCAACG AGTTCAAATACGGGAAGGCTCCAATCCTCGTTGCCACAGACGTCGCCTCCCGCGGTCTAG ATGTGGAAGACGTCAAATTTGTCATCAACTATGACTACCCCAACAACTCGGAGGACTATATTCACCGCATTGGCAGAACGGCTCGTAGCCAAAAGACGGGCACGGCTTACACCTTCTTCACCCCGAACAACATGCGGCAGGCCAGCGACCTCGTCTCCGTCCTCCGCGAGGCCAACCAGGCCATCAACCCCAAGCTCCTCCAGATGTCAGAAGACAGAGGAG GTCGTTCAAGGGGAGGCAGAGGTGGTGACTTTAGGGACGGCCGGCGGGACAGATATTCCACTGGAAGGCGCGACTTCGGTGGTTTTAGAGACAGGGATAACGGTAGAGGGTACGAAGGAGGCCAAAGCAAGGTTTTTGCCACAAATACACAGAACGGAGGCTACGGGGCCGGTAACGGCACCACTAACGGCTACAACGGAAGCAGCTACAGCAGTAACGGACAGTCCAACTTCACCAACCAAACCGTCGCGTTCGGAGGACAGAGCAGCTTCCAGACCCCCCAGACGCAGACGGGAGGCTTTGCCTTCCCTCAGGCGCAGGCCACGCCCCTGGTGCCCTACACCATGCCCCAGTTCACTCAGTAA
- the ddx5 gene encoding probable ATP-dependent RNA helicase DDX5 isoform X2, with product MPGYSDRDRGRDRGYGGGPPRFGGNRGGGGGGGKFGNPGERLRKKHWNLDELPKFEKDFYQQHPDVARRSMQEVENYRRAKTVTFKGRDCPNPIMKFEEASFPSYVMDVINKQNWTDPTPIQAQGWPLALSGKDMVGIAQTGSGKTLSYLLPAIVHINHQPFLERGDGPICLVLAPTRELAQQVQQVAAEYGRASRLKSTCIYGGAPKGPQIRDLERGVEICIATPGRLIDFLESSKTNLRRCTYLVLDEADRMLDMGFEPQIRKIVDQIRPDRQTLMWSATWPKEVRQLAEDFLKEYVQINIGALQLSANHNILQIVDVCNDGEKENKLIRLLEEIMSEKENKTIIFVETKRRCDDLTRRMRRDGWPAMGIHGDKSQQERDWVLNEFKYGKAPILVATDVASRGLDVEDVKFVINYDYPNNSEDYIHRIGRTARSQKTGTAYTFFTPNNMRQASDLVSVLREANQAINPKLLQMSEDRGGKSNWSFKGRQRW from the exons ATGCCTGGATACTCCGACAGAGACCGCGGCAGAGATAGAGG CTATGGCGGTGGGCCCCCACGGTTCGGTGGGAACCGcggcggaggtggaggaggagggaaattCGGCAATCCCGGTGAGCGGCTGCGGAAGAAGCACTGGAATCTGGACGAGCTCCCGAAGTTCGAGAAGGACTTCTATCAGCAGCATCCCGACGTCGCCCGTAGATCAATG CAAGAAGTTGAAAATTACAGAAGAGCCAAAACCGTAACGTTTAAGGGGAGAGACTGCCCAAATCCTATTATGAAGTTTGAGGAGGCCAGCTTCCCCT cTTACGTGATGGATGTGATCAACAAACAGAACTGGACCGATCCGACACCCATCCAGGCCCAGGGCTGGCCTCTGGCTCTCAGTGGCAAAGATATGGTTGGCATTGCACAGACCGGCTCTGGCAAGACGCTTTCG TATCTGTTGCCTGCGATTGTGCACATAAACCACCAGCCCTTCCTGGAACGCGGCGATGGTCCCATT TGCCTGGTGCTCGCCCCGACCCGTGAGCTGGCGCAGCAAGTGCAGCAAGTGGCTGCAGAATATGGCAGAGCTTCTCGCCTCAAGTCTACCTGCATCTACGGAGGAGCGCCCAAAGGGCCCCAGATCCGTGACCTGGAGCGAG GCGTGGAGATCTGCATCGCCACTCCGGGGAGGCTCATCGACTTCCTCGAGTCGTCAAAGACGAACCTCCGCAGGTGCACCTACCTGGTGCTGGACGAGGCCGACCGGATGCTGGACATGGGCTTCGAGCCGCAGATTCGCAAGATTGTGGACCAAATCAGG CCTGACCGGCAGACCCTGATGTGGAGCGCCACGTGGCCCAAAGAGGTTCGCCAGCTGGCGGAGGACTTCCTGAAGGAGTACGTCCAGATCAATATCGGCGCGTTGCAGCTCAGCGCCAACCACAACATTCTGCAGATAGTGGACGTCTGCAACGACGGCGAGAAGGAGAACAA GCTCATCCGTTTGCTCGAGGAAATCATGAGCGAGAAGGAGAACAAGACCATCATCTTTGTAGAAACGAAGAGGCGCTGCGATGACCTCaccaggaggatgaggagggacgG GTGGCCGGCTATGGGAATCCATGGAGATAAAAGCCAGCAGGAAAGGGACTGGGTTCTCAACG AGTTCAAATACGGGAAGGCTCCAATCCTCGTTGCCACAGACGTCGCCTCCCGCGGTCTAG ATGTGGAAGACGTCAAATTTGTCATCAACTATGACTACCCCAACAACTCGGAGGACTATATTCACCGCATTGGCAGAACGGCTCGTAGCCAAAAGACGGGCACGGCTTACACCTTCTTCACCCCGAACAACATGCGGCAGGCCAGCGACCTCGTCTCCGTCCTCCGCGAGGCCAACCAGGCCATCAACCCCAAGCTCCTCCAGATGTCAGAAGACAGAGGAGGTAAATCCAATTG GTCGTTCAAGGGGAGGCAGAGGTGGTGA